One genomic window of Glycine max cultivar Williams 82 chromosome 16, Glycine_max_v4.0, whole genome shotgun sequence includes the following:
- the LOC102660870 gene encoding uncharacterized protein, with product MKIEELQGILEAQEMRLNERNSQRSAEQAMQAQTTKGNNYDDECINKRVPRNADEAQLAQDEDSDSDKVLLMATTNSEEDNVKSKIKFADNNSVTAKGIGKVMIQRKDGQHSFINDVLYVPNMKNNLLSLGQLLEKGYSMQMEESQIKIFDSNRRLILKAPLSRNKTFKIGIQIVEF from the exons atgaagattgaagaacttCAAGGAATTCTTGAAGCTCAAGAGATGAGGCTCAATGAAAGAAATTCACAAAGATCAGCTGAGCAAGCTATGCAAGCCCAAACAACCAAAGGGAACAACTATGATG ATGAATGCATAAATAAAAGGGTTCCAAGAAATGCAGATGAGGCTCAATTGGCACAAGATGAGGATTCTGACTCTGATAAAGTGTTGCTAATGGCAACAACAAACTCAGAAGAAGACAAT GTGAAGAGCAAAATCAAGTTTGCAGATAACAACTCTGTAACTGCAAAAGGCATTGGAAAGGTGATGATTCAGAGAAAGGATGGACAACATTCATTTATCAATGATGTGCTATATGTTCCTAATATGAAGAATAATTTGCTGAGTTTGGGACAGTTGCTAGAAAAGGGCTACTCAATGCAAATGGAGGAAAGTCAAATAAAGATATTTGATAGCAATAGGAGGTTAATTCTAAAGGCCCCTTTGTCAAGAAACAAAACATTTAAGATTGGAATTCAGATTGTAGAATTTTAA